The following are encoded in a window of Acinonyx jubatus isolate Ajub_Pintada_27869175 chromosome D4, VMU_Ajub_asm_v1.0, whole genome shotgun sequence genomic DNA:
- the LOC128312113 gene encoding olfactory receptor 1L4, with protein METKNYSSDSGFILLGLSSNPQLQKPLFAIFLIMYLVTVLGNVLIILAIHSDPQLHTPMYFFLSNLSFMDICFTTVTVPKMLVNLLSETKAISFVGCLVQMYFFIAFANTDSYLLASMAIDRLVAICHPFHYNRVMNPRRCLLMLLGSCTISHLHSLLRVLLMSRLSFCASHVIKHFFCDTQPVLKLSCSDTSSSQIVVMTETLAVIATPFLCILFSYLRIIVTVLRVPSAAGKWKAFSTCSSHLTVVALFYGSVIYVYFRPLSMYSVVKDRVATVMYTVVTPMLNPFIYSLRNKDMKRGLRKLRDRIHS; from the coding sequence ATGGAGACCAAGAACTACAGCAGTGACTCAGGCTTTATCCTCCTGGGCCTCTCTTCCAACCCTCAGCTACAGAAACCTCTCTTTGCCATCTTCCTCATCATGTACCTGGTCACCGTGCTGGGCAATGTACTCATCATCCTGGCCATCCACTCAGACCCCCAACTCCATAcccccatgtactttttcctcagCAACCTATCATTCATGGATATCTGCTTCACAACTGTCACTGTACCCAAGATGCTGGTGAATTTACTATCAGAGACAAAGGCGATCTCCTTCGTGGGATGCCTGGTCCAGATGTACTTCTTCATAGCATTTGCGAACACTGATAGTTACCTGCTGGCCTCCATGGCCATAGACCGGCTGGTAGCCATCTGCCACCCCTTCCATTACAATAGGGTTATGAACCCACGGCGCTGCCTCCTCATGCTGCTGGGTTCTTGCACCATCTCCCACCTGCACTCCCTGCTCCGTGTGCTACTCATGTCCCGCCTGTCCTTCTGTGCCTCCCATGtcattaagcattttttttgtgACACCCAGCCTGTGCTAAAGCTATCCTGCTCTGACACGTCCTCCAGCCAGATTGTGGTCATGACTGAGACCCTGGCTGTCATCGCGACCCCCTTTCTGTGCATTCTCTTCTCCTACCTGCGAATCATCGTCACTGTGCTCAGAGTTCCCTCTGCAGCCGGTAAGTGGAAGGCCTTCTCTACCTGTAGCTCCCACCTCACTGTAGTGGCCTTGTTCTATGGGAGTGTCATCTATGTGTATTTCAGGCCCCTGTCCATGTACTCAGTGGTGAAGGACCGGGTAGCCACAGTCATGTACACAGTAGTGACAcccatgctgaaccccttcatctacagcctgaggaacaaAGATATGAAGAGGGGTTTGAGGAAATTAAGGGACAGAATAcactcataa